In Achromobacter spanius, the following proteins share a genomic window:
- a CDS encoding cytochrome b/b6 domain-containing protein, with protein MMASPASHIPPAAARPPGVIHPGWLRIVHWLNALAVVIMVMSGWRIYNAAPFFDFTFPNGITLGGWLGGALQWHFAAMWLLFANGLLYLALNLATGRLWRKFFPLSPRGVVADLGAALRGKLSHGDLRHYNQVQKLAYLFVIVDIVVLVLSGLVLWKSVQFDLLRELMGGYEFARRIHFFAMALLVAFVAVHLVMVALVPRSLVAMIRGK; from the coding sequence ATGATGGCAAGCCCCGCCAGTCACATTCCCCCCGCCGCCGCCCGGCCCCCCGGCGTCATCCACCCCGGCTGGCTGCGCATTGTGCACTGGCTGAACGCGCTGGCGGTGGTGATCATGGTGATGAGCGGCTGGCGCATTTATAACGCCGCCCCGTTCTTTGATTTCACCTTTCCCAACGGCATCACCCTGGGCGGCTGGCTGGGCGGCGCGCTGCAATGGCATTTTGCCGCCATGTGGCTGCTGTTCGCCAACGGCCTGCTGTATCTGGCGCTGAACCTGGCCACCGGCCGGCTCTGGCGCAAATTCTTCCCTTTAAGCCCGCGCGGCGTGGTCGCCGACCTGGGTGCGGCCTTGCGCGGCAAGCTATCCCACGGCGACCTGCGCCACTACAACCAGGTGCAAAAGCTGGCCTACCTGTTCGTGATTGTCGACATCGTGGTGCTGGTGCTGTCCGGCCTGGTGCTGTGGAAGTCCGTGCAGTTCGACCTGCTGCGCGAGCTGATGGGCGGTTATGAATTCGCACGCCGCATCCACTTCTTCGCCATGGCGTTGCTGGTGGCCTTCGTGGCGGTGCACCTGGTGATGGTGGCGCTGGTGCCCCGTAGCCTCGTCGCCATGATCCGCGGCAAATAA
- the msrB gene encoding peptide-methionine (R)-S-oxide reductase MsrB — protein sequence MSLNRRHFLTLGGGAALAAGLAPWLTSRSASAAKAAATYPYALTDEQWRARLTPAQYQVLRRDGTERPYTSPLNDEHRNGTFSCAGCEQHLFSSSTKFDSGTGWPSFWQPLANAVGETRDTGFGMVRTAVHCANCGGHLGHVFDDGPRPTGLRYCMNGVAMTFTAQG from the coding sequence ATGAGTTTGAACCGTAGACATTTCCTGACCCTGGGCGGCGGCGCCGCGCTGGCGGCCGGCCTGGCCCCCTGGCTGACTTCGCGCAGCGCGTCGGCCGCCAAAGCCGCCGCCACCTACCCCTACGCCTTGACCGACGAGCAATGGCGCGCCCGCCTCACGCCCGCGCAATACCAGGTGCTGCGCCGCGACGGCACCGAACGGCCCTACACCAGCCCCTTGAACGACGAACACCGCAACGGCACGTTCTCGTGCGCGGGCTGCGAGCAGCACCTGTTTTCGTCCAGCACCAAATTCGACAGCGGCACCGGCTGGCCCAGCTTCTGGCAGCCCCTGGCCAACGCCGTCGGTGAAACCCGCGACACCGGCTTCGGCATGGTCCGCACCGCCGTGCATTGCGCGAACTGCGGCGGACACCTGGGCCATGTCTTCGACGACGGCCCCCGCCCCACCGGCCTGCGTTACTGCATGAACGGCGTCGCCATGACGTTTACGGCACAGGGCTGA
- a CDS encoding hydroxymethylglutaryl-CoA lyase: MADIAPNPGQVLISEVGPRDGLQSVSSTMPTQGKFRWIDALVAAGVREIEVASFVPARLLPQMADAAEVVAYAARIPGLTVVALVPNLRGAEAALRAGVHKLTMPVSASPAHSLANVRKTPEDMVEQVRAIATLRDELAPHVKLEAGISTAFGCTLQGLVPEDDVIRLALMCVEAGADESGLSDTVGHANPAQVRRLFRRLRAELGAKAGAAHMHNTRGLGLANCLAAWDEGVRTFDSSLGGLGGCPYAPGASGNVVTEDLVFMFEAMGVRTGIDLEKIVAARQPLAAGLPGEPLYGMTPDAGLPLGFVQAR; this comes from the coding sequence ATGGCGGATATCGCGCCCAACCCGGGGCAGGTACTGATCAGCGAAGTGGGCCCGCGCGACGGCTTGCAGTCGGTGTCGTCCACCATGCCCACGCAGGGCAAATTCCGCTGGATCGACGCGCTGGTGGCGGCCGGCGTGCGCGAGATCGAGGTGGCGTCGTTCGTGCCGGCTCGCCTGTTGCCGCAGATGGCGGACGCGGCCGAGGTCGTGGCCTACGCCGCGCGCATCCCGGGTTTGACGGTGGTGGCGCTGGTGCCCAATCTGCGGGGGGCCGAGGCCGCACTGCGGGCAGGCGTGCACAAGCTGACCATGCCGGTATCCGCCAGCCCCGCGCATTCCCTGGCCAACGTCCGCAAGACCCCGGAAGACATGGTGGAGCAGGTGCGCGCCATTGCCACGCTGCGCGACGAACTTGCGCCCCACGTGAAGCTTGAAGCCGGCATTTCCACCGCGTTCGGCTGCACGCTGCAAGGCCTGGTGCCGGAGGACGACGTGATTCGGCTGGCGTTGATGTGCGTGGAGGCAGGCGCGGATGAATCGGGCTTGTCGGACACGGTCGGCCACGCCAACCCGGCGCAGGTGCGTCGCTTGTTCCGGCGCCTGCGCGCGGAATTGGGCGCAAAGGCCGGCGCCGCGCACATGCACAACACGCGCGGCCTGGGCCTGGCCAATTGCCTGGCCGCCTGGGACGAAGGGGTCCGCACGTTCGACAGTTCGCTGGGTGGCTTGGGCGGCTGCCCGTATGCGCCGGGTGCGTCGGGCAATGTCGTGACCGAAGACCTGGTCTTCATGTTTGAAGCCATGGGCGTGCGTACCGGCATCGACCTGGAAAAAATCGTCGCGGCGCGTCAGCCGCTAGCCGCCGGCCTGCCGGGCGAACCGCTGTACGGCATGACGCCGGACGCCGGCTTGCCCTTGGGCTTTGTCCAGGCCCGCTAG
- a CDS encoding pentapeptide MXKDX repeat protein: MKNLTTAAFSLCLAFGAVAAHAADTMGKDSMSKDGMSKSSMSKDGMSKDGMAKDGMAKSGMSKDGMAHDGMKKDSMSKDSMSKDSMSKDSMSKDSMSKDGMKK; the protein is encoded by the coding sequence ATGAAGAATCTCACCACCGCTGCTTTTTCCCTGTGCCTGGCCTTTGGCGCCGTGGCCGCGCATGCCGCCGACACCATGGGCAAGGACAGCATGAGCAAAGACGGCATGAGCAAGAGCTCGATGTCCAAGGACGGTATGTCGAAAGACGGGATGGCCAAGGACGGCATGGCGAAAAGCGGCATGAGCAAGGACGGCATGGCGCACGACGGTATGAAGAAGGATTCGATGTCGAAGGATTCCATGTCCAAGGATTCCATGTCCAAGGATTCGATGTCGAAAGATTCCATGTCCAAGGATGGAATGAAGAAGTAA
- a CDS encoding sensor histidine kinase, producing the protein MKRFTLTQRLSAVFALLLLACCGASAWLQIAANSRYEQEVVQRLSSGLAQHIAGSTELMDANGWKPDAVRSLFDMLMAVNPAVEVYLLNNDGRIVGDAAPAGQIKRRQVDLAPVKRLLAGGMLPIVGDDPRSEDAQKVFSAAPVRVGTSDAGYVYVVLQGQAHDALAMSVSRSSVLRTTLWSIALVALLGLVAGLTAFALITRPLRALTRAVSAFEGDDGKALAALARPGDATDQSLNEISVLRRSFVQMGGRISDQWRELTRQDQQRRDLVANISHDLRTPLTSLHGYLETLRLKDETLDASERRRYLDIALAQSRKVGRLAQELFELARLESGLVRLEPETFSLPELVQDVMQKFELAAEARQQELTTDIPQALPLVRADLGLIERVLTNLLDNAIRHSPPGSRIDLQLGVAQNRVQVQVSDTGKGIPPELRNGLFTRASALNRGPRDGGGLGLVIVQRILQLHQSEIRLVERPEPGAVFQFDLSAAR; encoded by the coding sequence ATGAAACGATTCACCTTGACCCAACGCCTGTCCGCCGTCTTTGCGCTGCTGTTGCTGGCCTGCTGCGGCGCGTCGGCCTGGTTGCAGATCGCCGCCAATTCACGCTACGAGCAGGAAGTGGTGCAGCGCCTGTCCAGCGGGCTGGCGCAGCATATTGCGGGCAGCACCGAGCTGATGGACGCCAACGGCTGGAAGCCCGATGCGGTGCGCTCGCTGTTCGACATGCTGATGGCGGTGAACCCCGCCGTGGAGGTCTATCTGCTGAACAACGATGGCCGCATCGTGGGCGATGCCGCGCCGGCCGGGCAGATCAAGCGGCGCCAGGTGGACTTGGCCCCGGTCAAGCGCCTGCTGGCGGGCGGCATGCTGCCCATTGTGGGCGACGACCCGCGCAGCGAGGATGCCCAGAAGGTGTTCAGCGCCGCGCCCGTGCGCGTGGGAACGTCGGACGCGGGCTATGTGTACGTGGTGCTGCAAGGGCAGGCGCATGATGCGCTGGCGATGTCGGTGTCGCGCAGTTCGGTGTTGCGCACCACGCTGTGGTCGATTGCCTTGGTGGCCTTGCTGGGGCTGGTGGCGGGCTTGACGGCGTTTGCGCTCATTACGCGGCCGCTGCGTGCCTTGACGCGGGCAGTCAGCGCGTTTGAAGGCGATGACGGCAAGGCGCTGGCCGCCTTGGCCCGGCCGGGCGACGCCACGGACCAGAGCTTGAATGAAATCTCGGTACTGCGTCGCAGCTTCGTGCAGATGGGCGGACGCATCTCGGACCAATGGCGCGAGCTGACGCGGCAAGACCAGCAGCGCCGCGACCTGGTCGCCAATATTTCGCACGACCTGCGCACGCCGCTGACGTCCCTGCATGGCTACCTGGAAACGCTGCGCCTGAAAGACGAAACGCTGGACGCCAGCGAGCGCCGCCGGTATCTGGACATTGCGCTGGCGCAAAGCCGCAAGGTGGGACGTTTGGCGCAAGAACTCTTTGAACTGGCGCGCCTGGAGTCGGGCTTGGTGCGGCTGGAACCGGAAACGTTTTCCCTGCCGGAACTGGTGCAGGACGTGATGCAGAAGTTTGAGCTGGCCGCCGAAGCCCGACAGCAGGAACTGACGACCGACATTCCCCAGGCCTTGCCCCTGGTGCGGGCCGACTTGGGCCTGATCGAGCGCGTGCTGACGAACCTGCTGGACAACGCCATTCGCCATAGCCCACCGGGCAGCCGGATTGACTTGCAGTTGGGCGTGGCGCAGAACCGCGTGCAGGTGCAGGTGAGCGATACGGGCAAGGGCATTCCGCCTGAACTGCGCAACGGTTTGTTCACGCGCGCCTCGGCGTTGAACCGAGGGCCGCGTGATGGCGGCGGGCTGGGTCTGGTGATTGTGCAGCGCATTCTGCAACTGCATCAAAGCGAGATCCGGCTGGTGGAACGGCCGGAACCGGGGGCGGTGTTTCAGTTTGATTTGTCGGCGGCGCGGTAG
- a CDS encoding CaiB/BaiF CoA transferase family protein, whose translation MTSSATSRLPYEGIRVVEFTHMVMGPTCGMLLADLGAEVIKVEPIGGDTTRRLLGSGAGFFPMFNRNKKSIALDLKQPEGVEAALRLIDTADVVSENFKAGVMQKLGLDYATLKARNPRLIYVSHKGFLPGPYDNRTALDEVVQMMGGLAYMTGRAGDPLRAGSSVNDIMGGMFGAMGTMAALAQREHTGVGAEVQASLFENNVFLVGQHMMQYAVTGRAPAPMPTRISAWAVYDVFTVKHGEQIFLAVVSDKQWDIFCRAFGLEEWLSDPRLATNNDRVRARDWLMPLLRSHLAGHSAAELAARFEAEGLPFAPITRPEQLFDDPHLKATGGLAPITLPDGTDSFVPLTPLTLDGRQPPIRLQPPAVGEHTDALLRAVGYRDDEIAALKARRITEGDTPS comes from the coding sequence ATGACTAGCAGTGCAACGTCCCGCCTTCCGTATGAAGGCATCCGCGTCGTCGAGTTCACCCACATGGTGATGGGGCCGACATGCGGCATGCTGCTCGCGGACCTGGGCGCGGAAGTGATCAAGGTCGAACCCATAGGCGGCGACACCACCCGCCGCCTGCTGGGCTCCGGCGCGGGCTTCTTTCCCATGTTCAACCGCAACAAGAAAAGCATTGCGCTGGACCTGAAGCAGCCCGAAGGCGTGGAAGCCGCCTTGCGCCTGATCGACACGGCCGACGTCGTCAGTGAGAACTTCAAGGCCGGCGTGATGCAGAAGCTGGGCCTGGACTACGCCACCTTGAAGGCGCGCAACCCCCGGCTGATCTACGTCAGCCACAAAGGCTTTCTGCCTGGCCCGTACGACAATCGCACCGCCTTGGATGAGGTCGTGCAGATGATGGGCGGCCTGGCCTATATGACCGGCCGGGCGGGCGACCCGCTGCGCGCGGGGTCCAGCGTGAACGACATCATGGGCGGCATGTTCGGCGCGATGGGCACCATGGCCGCGCTGGCCCAGCGCGAACACACGGGCGTGGGCGCCGAGGTGCAAGCCTCGCTGTTCGAGAACAACGTGTTTCTGGTTGGGCAGCACATGATGCAGTACGCAGTGACCGGCCGCGCGCCCGCGCCGATGCCCACCCGCATATCCGCGTGGGCGGTGTACGACGTGTTCACCGTCAAGCATGGCGAGCAGATTTTCCTGGCGGTGGTCAGCGACAAGCAGTGGGACATTTTCTGCCGCGCCTTCGGCCTTGAAGAATGGCTGTCGGACCCGCGCCTTGCCACCAACAACGATCGGGTCCGCGCGCGAGATTGGCTTATGCCGCTGCTGCGTTCGCATCTGGCGGGACATAGCGCGGCGGAACTGGCCGCGCGCTTCGAAGCAGAAGGCTTGCCCTTCGCGCCCATCACCCGGCCCGAGCAACTGTTCGATGACCCGCATCTGAAAGCCACCGGCGGGCTGGCGCCGATCACGCTGCCGGATGGCACTGACAGCTTCGTGCCGCTGACCCCGTTGACGCTGGACGGGCGGCAACCCCCCATCCGTTTGCAGCCCCCGGCTGTGGGCGAACACACCGACGCGCTCTTGCGGGCGGTCGGCTATCGCGACGATGAGATCGCGGCCTTGAAAGCAAGGCGCATAACAGAAGGAGACACACCATCATGA
- a CDS encoding response regulator transcription factor: protein MDTPRRVLIVEDDAHIAELLRLHLRDEGYEVEHAADGNEGMRRLEEGSWDALVLDLMLPGIDGLEICKRARAMARYTPIIITSARSSEVHRILGLELGADDYLAKPFSMLELVARVRALLRRSNAIERNARIDAGSLAVHGVSIDPIARTVDVDDRRLDLTPREFDLLHFFARHPDKVFSRMDLLNHVWGYQHEGYEHTVNTHINRLRTKIEADPSDPRRILTVWGRGYKFAAGPGAAGGST from the coding sequence ATGGACACGCCCCGCCGCGTTTTGATAGTTGAAGACGACGCCCACATCGCCGAATTGCTGCGCCTGCATCTGCGCGACGAGGGCTATGAGGTGGAACACGCGGCCGACGGCAACGAGGGCATGCGCCGGCTGGAAGAGGGCAGTTGGGACGCGCTGGTGCTGGACCTGATGCTGCCCGGCATCGACGGCCTGGAAATCTGCAAGCGCGCGCGGGCCATGGCGCGCTACACGCCCATCATCATCACCAGCGCGCGGTCCAGTGAGGTGCACCGCATTCTGGGCCTGGAATTGGGCGCGGACGACTATCTGGCCAAGCCGTTTTCCATGCTGGAACTGGTGGCGCGGGTGCGGGCGCTGCTGCGCCGTAGCAACGCCATTGAGCGCAATGCGCGCATTGATGCCGGCAGCCTGGCCGTGCATGGCGTGTCCATCGACCCTATTGCGCGCACGGTGGATGTGGATGATCGCCGGCTGGACCTGACGCCGCGCGAATTCGATCTGCTGCATTTCTTTGCCCGCCATCCCGACAAGGTGTTTTCCAGGATGGACCTGCTGAACCACGTTTGGGGCTATCAGCACGAAGGCTATGAGCACACGGTCAACACGCATATCAACCGGCTGCGCACGAAGATCGAGGCCGATCCGTCCGACCCCCGCCGCATCCTGACCGTATGGGGCAGGGGCTATAAATTCGCCGCCGGTCCGGGCGCTGCCGGAGGCTCGACATGA
- a CDS encoding Bug family tripartite tricarboxylate transporter substrate binding protein, protein MIALTRRSFLGATLCAAALPLRLHAASAYPDGRPIRLIVPYTPGGGTDSVARAIAAKITGAAGWSVVVENRPGAGGNIGMDQVAKTRPDGFMLGMGQTANLAINPALMPKMPFDAGKDFAAVAMIASLPVVLVVKANARWNTLADLVKEARAQPGAIKQALAGSGTVGHLAGELLAYQAKFQVLNVPYRGAAPALNDLLGENTDYMFATPQAAQEMLKGKVLRPLAVSARERLSILPDVPTVAESGFDGFEALDWKALVAPAGTPPEVIETVNSVVQKVLADPATIAMFTAEGSKAMGGSPQVAQQYILDEQKKWAALIREAGIQTAA, encoded by the coding sequence ATGATCGCTTTGACCCGACGCTCGTTCCTGGGCGCAACCCTGTGCGCGGCGGCCTTGCCGTTGCGCCTGCATGCCGCATCCGCGTATCCCGACGGCCGGCCCATCCGGCTGATCGTGCCCTACACGCCGGGCGGCGGCACCGATTCGGTGGCGCGCGCCATCGCCGCCAAGATCACGGGGGCGGCAGGGTGGTCGGTAGTGGTGGAAAACCGCCCCGGCGCGGGCGGCAACATTGGCATGGACCAAGTGGCCAAGACCCGGCCCGACGGCTTCATGCTGGGCATGGGCCAAACCGCCAATCTGGCAATCAACCCCGCGCTGATGCCCAAGATGCCGTTCGATGCCGGCAAGGATTTCGCGGCGGTCGCCATGATTGCGTCGCTGCCCGTGGTGCTGGTGGTGAAGGCCAACGCGCGATGGAACACGCTGGCCGACCTGGTCAAAGAAGCGCGCGCGCAGCCCGGCGCCATCAAGCAGGCGCTTGCCGGTTCGGGCACGGTGGGCCACCTGGCGGGCGAGCTGCTGGCGTATCAGGCCAAGTTCCAGGTGCTGAATGTGCCGTACCGGGGCGCGGCGCCCGCGTTGAACGACCTGCTGGGCGAGAACACCGACTACATGTTCGCCACGCCGCAGGCCGCGCAGGAAATGCTGAAAGGAAAAGTGCTGCGCCCCTTGGCTGTCAGCGCTCGCGAGCGCCTGTCCATCCTGCCGGATGTGCCGACCGTGGCGGAATCCGGATTCGACGGTTTCGAGGCCTTGGACTGGAAGGCGCTGGTGGCGCCCGCCGGCACCCCGCCCGAGGTGATCGAGACGGTCAACAGCGTGGTGCAAAAGGTGCTGGCGGACCCGGCCACCATCGCCATGTTCACGGCGGAAGGCAGCAAGGCGATGGGCGGTTCGCCCCAAGTGGCGCAGCAATACATTCTGGACGAACAAAAGAAATGGGCGGCGCTGATCCGCGAAGCCGGCATCCAGACGGCGGCTTGA
- a CDS encoding NAD(P)H-dependent flavin oxidoreductase codes for MTWFKSLKLGGRELLPIVQGGMGVGVSAHRLAGAVASQNAVGTIASIDLRHHHPDLLERTDKCNDRDLIDSVNLLALDREVRAALDTAQGRGLVAVNVMKAVRGHPALVRQACESGAQAIVMGAGLPMDLPEMTADFPKVALVPILSEARGVAVVLKKWMKKGRLADAVVIEHPGHAGGHLGAARITDIHDERFDFQRVLADCHALFDELQLGSDAPKLIVAGGVGSHDQVRHWLAHGADGVQVGTAFAVTREGDAHENFKRVLMDADPAQLAEFTSVAGLPARAVATPWLTRYLRQEATLQAGTRCDPRRCSQRMDCLTQCGLRDGLSRFGQFCIDLKLAAALRGEVSRGLFFRGASKLPFGSAMRSVRELMDYLLHGQMPTAA; via the coding sequence ATGACGTGGTTCAAATCACTCAAACTGGGCGGCCGAGAGCTGCTGCCCATCGTGCAGGGCGGCATGGGCGTCGGCGTGTCGGCGCATCGGCTGGCGGGCGCCGTGGCCAGCCAGAACGCGGTGGGCACCATTGCCAGCATTGATTTGCGCCACCACCATCCCGACCTGCTTGAAAGAACCGACAAGTGCAATGACCGCGACCTGATCGACAGCGTCAACCTGCTTGCCCTGGACCGCGAAGTGCGCGCCGCGCTGGACACGGCGCAAGGCCGGGGCCTGGTGGCGGTGAACGTCATGAAAGCCGTGCGCGGCCACCCCGCGCTGGTGCGGCAAGCCTGCGAAAGCGGCGCGCAGGCCATTGTGATGGGCGCGGGGCTGCCGATGGACCTGCCCGAGATGACGGCGGACTTTCCCAAGGTGGCGTTGGTACCGATCTTGTCCGAAGCGCGCGGCGTGGCCGTCGTGTTGAAGAAATGGATGAAAAAAGGCCGGCTGGCCGACGCCGTGGTGATCGAACACCCCGGCCATGCGGGCGGCCATCTGGGCGCCGCGCGCATCACCGACATTCATGACGAACGCTTTGATTTCCAGCGCGTGCTGGCCGACTGCCATGCGCTGTTCGATGAACTGCAATTGGGCAGCGACGCCCCCAAGCTGATCGTGGCGGGCGGCGTAGGCAGCCATGATCAAGTGCGACATTGGCTTGCCCACGGCGCCGATGGCGTGCAGGTGGGCACCGCGTTCGCCGTCACCCGGGAAGGCGATGCCCATGAAAACTTCAAGCGCGTGCTGATGGATGCGGACCCGGCCCAACTGGCCGAATTCACCAGCGTGGCCGGCCTGCCCGCGCGCGCGGTCGCCACGCCGTGGCTGACGCGCTATCTGCGCCAGGAAGCCACCCTGCAAGCCGGCACGCGCTGCGACCCGCGCCGTTGCAGCCAGCGCATGGACTGCCTGACGCAATGCGGGCTGCGCGATGGCCTGTCGCGCTTTGGGCAGTTTTGCATCGACTTGAAGCTGGCTGCGGCGCTACGTGGTGAAGTCAGCCGTGGCCTGTTCTTCCGGGGCGCGTCCAAGCTGCCGTTCGGCAGCGCCATGAGGTCGGTGCGCGAATTGATGGACTATCTGCTGCACGGACAGATGCCGACGGCGGCGTAA
- a CDS encoding IclR family transcriptional regulator — protein sequence MPRKAATESVADADAAAGGVAAVDRAMSLMAVFTPNDRTLSLGELAERTRLYKSTVLRLLASLEHAQWIQRLDDGRYALGPEIARLHGIYSASFSLEHVVVPVLRDLVAATGESAAYHVRQGDARLCLYRVDSPNPVRDHIRAGDLLPLERGSGGRVLTAFDDILGKAPGPEQALYTRIRQDGYFAAMGDRLNEVAGISAPVFLLSGGLAAAVTLTAPVHRYNPDHLSHVLNAARRLTGRVG from the coding sequence ATGCCGCGTAAAGCTGCCACCGAATCTGTTGCCGACGCCGATGCCGCCGCCGGTGGCGTTGCCGCGGTCGATCGCGCGATGAGCCTGATGGCCGTGTTCACGCCCAACGACCGCACCCTGTCGCTGGGGGAATTGGCCGAACGCACGCGCCTGTACAAGAGCACGGTGCTGCGCCTGCTGGCTTCGCTTGAACACGCGCAATGGATCCAACGGCTGGATGACGGCCGCTACGCGCTGGGCCCGGAAATTGCACGCCTGCACGGCATTTATTCCGCTTCGTTTTCCCTTGAGCATGTGGTGGTGCCGGTGTTGCGCGACCTGGTCGCCGCCACCGGCGAAAGCGCCGCCTATCACGTGCGCCAGGGCGACGCGCGCCTGTGCCTGTACCGCGTGGACTCGCCCAACCCGGTGCGCGACCATATCCGCGCGGGCGACCTGCTGCCGCTGGAACGCGGCAGCGGTGGGCGCGTGCTGACGGCTTTCGATGACATCCTGGGCAAGGCGCCCGGCCCCGAACAAGCGCTTTACACGCGCATCCGCCAGGACGGCTACTTTGCCGCCATGGGCGACCGCCTGAACGAAGTGGCGGGCATATCGGCGCCGGTATTTTTGCTGTCGGGTGGCCTCGCCGCCGCCGTGACGCTGACCGCGCCCGTGCACCGCTACAACCCCGACCATCTGAGCCATGTGCTAAACGCAGCCCGGCGCCTGACCGGCCGCGTGGGCTAA
- a CDS encoding molybdopterin-dependent oxidoreductase encodes MSQKKRLSLLGLDGAAILKEAKNLITRRVEQPSRRAFLRNSLTLGGVAMLSGCSLSDDENVEKALSSVSRFNDRVQGWLFDPNKLAPTYPESMITRPFPFNAYYGIDEVRHVDEETFRLEVTGMVADKRQWRLEELRAMAQVDQVTRHICVEGWSAIGKWGGVPFSTFLKRVGADLTAKYVGFKCSDDYYTSIDMPTALHPQTILALTYDGKTLPPEYGFPMKLRMPTKLGYKNPKHIQAIFVTNTYPGGYWEDQGYNWFGGS; translated from the coding sequence GTGAGCCAGAAAAAACGCTTGTCGCTGCTGGGCCTGGACGGCGCGGCCATTCTGAAAGAAGCCAAGAACCTGATCACCAGGCGCGTCGAACAACCTTCCCGCCGCGCCTTTCTGCGCAACAGCCTGACGCTGGGCGGCGTGGCGATGCTGTCGGGGTGTTCCTTGTCCGACGATGAAAACGTGGAAAAGGCGCTGTCGTCCGTCTCGCGTTTCAACGACCGCGTGCAGGGCTGGCTGTTCGACCCCAACAAGCTGGCGCCCACCTACCCGGAATCCATGATCACGCGGCCCTTTCCCTTCAATGCCTATTACGGCATCGACGAAGTGCGCCACGTGGACGAGGAAACGTTCCGGCTGGAAGTCACCGGCATGGTGGCCGACAAGCGCCAATGGCGGCTTGAAGAACTGCGCGCCATGGCGCAGGTGGACCAGGTTACCCGCCACATCTGCGTGGAAGGCTGGAGCGCCATCGGCAAATGGGGCGGCGTGCCGTTTTCGACCTTTCTCAAGCGCGTTGGCGCGGACCTGACGGCCAAGTACGTGGGCTTCAAGTGTTCCGACGACTATTACACCAGCATCGACATGCCCACGGCGCTGCATCCGCAGACCATCCTGGCACTGACCTATGACGGCAAGACCTTGCCCCCCGAGTACGGCTTCCCCATGAAGCTGCGCATGCCTACCAAGCTTGGCTACAAGAACCCCAAGCACATACAGGCAATTTTTGTCACCAACACCTACCCAGGCGGTTACTGGGAGGACCAGGGCTACAACTGGTTCGGCGGAAGCTAG